Within the Acidobacteriota bacterium genome, the region CGCGGGGTTCTCTCGGGGCTGCTCATCGTTTCACCTCAGCTGGGGTTGAGACCAATGCCGCGAAGCGCGGCAGGGATCGAAGCACTGCCAGGTCTTCCTCTTCGGCAATCAGACGTTTCGAATAGCCACTCGCGATCGCCTTTTCGATCGCATCGAGCGCCGGTCCGGTGCGGGCCGCCAGGGCGTGGACGACCGCCGCCCGCTGGAGCACCTGCTGATCGTCCGGCGCCAGCGCCGAGGCGCGCCGGAGGCTGGCCAGCGCCGCCGTCGCGTTGCCGGCCTTAGCTTGGTAGACGGCCAGCCGGGCAATCGCTCTCGCATTCGACGGGCCAAGCGAGACTTCGACTTCGGCCTGCTCCACCGCCTTCACATATGCCCGCCGCGCCGCGTCCTGGCGTCCGAGGCGCGCATACGCGTCGCCGAGATTGCGATGCGTCAACGCGCTCTGCGGGCGAATCAGAAGCGAGCCTTCGTACGCGGCCGCCGCCTTGGTGTAGTCGCCGAGGCGGTATTGAATGGTGCCGATGTTCGAAAACGTGTCGCCGCGCGGCTGAATCGCATTGGCCTCCTCGTAGTACGCGAGCGCGCGCTCGGTGTCGCCAAGCTGTTGGGCCGCCGCGCCCGCCTGGCTCAACGCGATCGCCGACCCTGGTGAGAGCGCAATTGCCTTGTCGAACGCGTCGAGCGCTTCCTGGAAGCGAGAGGCGTCGATCAGCGCCAGCCCCATGTCGCTGTAAATCGCCACCGCGTTTGGCCGAATCGCCATGACTTTCCGGAATTCGGCAAGGCCGGCGTCGATGTCGCCTTGGCGCACCAGGACCCTGCCGTGCAGGCGGATCGCATCCTCGTAGGTCGGTTGCAACTGGAGCGCGCGTTGGAGCTGTGTCTTCGCGGAGGCGTTGTCGCCAAGGCGAAAGGCGGTGAGTGCGGCGATGTAGCGCACGCTGGGACGGTCGGGCTCCAATTCGATCGCGATCCGTGTTGATGCCATCGCGCGATCGGCCCACGTCTTGTCGTTGGTCTGTTGATACATCGCCCACTGGGCTTCGGCCAGGCCGCCGTGGGCGGTGGCGAACTTCGGGTCGGCGGCGATGGCGCGCTCGAACTCGGCCAGCGCCGCGCTCCGGTTGCCGGTCAGGTCCCGGCGATCGAGCAGCGCGCGCCCCTTCCAATAGGCAATCTGCGCCGGCTCACTTGCGGTGACGAGCGCGGCCGGCGGGACCCGCTGCGCCGACGGGGTCTGGTCCGCAATGGCATTGCTCAACAGGGTCGCCAGCCGCGTTTGCAATTCGAACAAGTCGATGGCCGGCCCTTCAACCGTCTCGCCCCAGGCCACTGAGGCGTCCGGGCGTTCAAGGTTGAGCGTGACGCGCAGGCGATCGGCCACCGCCTGCACCGAACCGGTCACAAGGTAGTTGGCGTCGAGCGCGCGCACGAAGCTCGCTCGATCGGGATTCTGCTGGCGGCTCTCCTCCACCGCCGAGCGCGACAGCACCGTGACGCGCGGGACCGACGCGAGGCTGGTGATCAGGCTTTCGGCCAGGCCGGCGCCGAGGTAGTCGTTCGAGGCATCGCCGCTCGAGTTGGTCAGCGGTAACACCGCCACCACCGGCGCCTCGGGACCGAGCGGACGCGCATTCCACTGCAGCCACACCACCAGGGCCGCGCCGGCGACCAGCGTGAGCGTGGCCACCAGCAGCGTGCTGGTCGGCACGCGCTGGCGCAGCAAGATCGTGCGGCGCGCCAGGGGCGACGACTCGGTGTCACGAATGGGGCTCAGCTCGACCAGCACTTCTTCGCCCGAGGCCGGGCGGCGCGACGGTTCGCGCTCGAGCAGGCGTTCGACCAGCCGCTCGAGCTGCGGCGGCACCCACAAGCCGGCGGCCGCCAGCGTGGGCGCCTCGTCGCGCAAGACCGAGGTCACCAGCTGGACGGCGTCGCTGCCGGGGAACGGGCGACGGCCGGCGATCATCTCGAACAGCATCACGCCCAGGGCGTAGAGGTCGGCGCGGCCATCGACGTTGCGCGACAGGTACTGCTCGGGCGAGGCGTAGCCGGGCGTGCCGACCAGGCCGCCCCCGATGGTGCCCGGCACGCTGGCCGACATGTCGGCGCCGGCCGGGACCATGCGGGCAATGCCGAAGTCCAGCACCTTGGCGCGGCCGTCGGAACTGAGCACGACGTTCGAGGGCTTGAGGTCGCGATGAATGATGCCCTGCGCGTGCGCGGCCGCCAGCGCGTCGGCCAGCTGCCAGGTCACTTCCACCGCCTCCGACACGCTCATGGGTCCGCGCTGCAGACGCGCGGCCAGCGTGTCGCCCTCGACGTACTCGAAGACGACCACGACCTGGCCCTCGATGTCGAGCACGTCGTGGACGGTGGCGATGTTCGGGTGGTTCAGGGTGGCGGCGGCGCGGGCCTCGCGCATCAGGCGCTGACGGCCCTCGGTGGTGTCGGCGTCAGCCCCCTTGACGGTCTTGAGCGCGACCTTGCGCTGCAGCCGCGTGTCTTCAGCCAGCCACACCACACCCATGCCGCCAGCCCCAA harbors:
- a CDS encoding protein kinase, coding for MHAGAAVGPYLIVRQLGAGGMGVVWLAEDTRLQRKVALKTVKGADADTTEGRQRLMREARAAATLNHPNIATVHDVLDIEGQVVVVFEYVEGDTLAARLQRGPMSVSEAVEVTWQLADALAAAHAQGIIHRDLKPSNVVLSSDGRAKVLDFGIARMVPAGADMSASVPGTIGGGLVGTPGYASPEQYLSRNVDGRADLYALGVMLFEMIAGRRPFPGSDAVQLVTSVLRDEAPTLAAAGLWVPPQLERLVERLLEREPSRRPASGEEVLVELSPIRDTESSPLARRTILLRQRVPTSTLLVATLTLVAGAALVVWLQWNARPLGPEAPVVAVLPLTNSSGDASNDYLGAGLAESLITSLASVPRVTVLSRSAVEESRQQNPDRASFVRALDANYLVTGSVQAVADRLRVTLNLERPDASVAWGETVEGPAIDLFELQTRLATLLSNAIADQTPSAQRVPPAALVTASEPAQIAYWKGRALLDRRDLTGNRSAALAEFERAIAADPKFATAHGGLAEAQWAMYQQTNDKTWADRAMASTRIAIELEPDRPSVRYIAALTAFRLGDNASAKTQLQRALQLQPTYEDAIRLHGRVLVRQGDIDAGLAEFRKVMAIRPNAVAIYSDMGLALIDASRFQEALDAFDKAIALSPGSAIALSQAGAAAQQLGDTERALAYYEEANAIQPRGDTFSNIGTIQYRLGDYTKAAAAYEGSLLIRPQSALTHRNLGDAYARLGRQDAARRAYVKAVEQAEVEVSLGPSNARAIARLAVYQAKAGNATAALASLRRASALAPDDQQVLQRAAVVHALAARTGPALDAIEKAIASGYSKRLIAEEEDLAVLRSLPRFAALVSTPAEVKR